TCACGGTCTCAAGCGGGTTGAAGGTCGTCTTTGCCTGGAGCCCGGCCGCCATGGTCACGATCATGGTCTCGCCCACGGCCCGGGAGACGGCCAGAAGCATGGCCGCCATCACCCCGGGAAGGGCGGCCGGCAGGACCACCTTCTTCACGGTCTCGGAGCGCGTGGCGCCCATGGCCAGGCTGCCGTCCCGCAGGGACTGGGGCACGGCGTTGATGATGTCGTCCGACAGGGAGGAGACGAAGGGGATCAGCATGACCCCCATGACGGCGCCCGCCACCAGGGCCATCTGGTTCTGGACCTCTCCCAGGTAGAGGCCGAGGTCGTTGAAGGGTCCGCCGACCAGTTGGGCGCCGATGGCGTTGAAGCCAGCGCGGAACAGGGGCCCGACGGTCAGGGCGGCGAAGAAACCGTAGACCACGGTCGGAACCCCGGCCAGGACCTCCAGCAGGGGCTTCACGATCGCCCGGGTCCGGGCCGAGGCGTACTCGGACAGGTAGATGGCGGCGAAGAGGCCCACAGGCGCGGCCACCAACATGGCGATCATCATGATCAGGAAGGTGCCGGCGAACAGGGGAATGGCCCCGAAAGCGCCCTCCGACACCACCTGGTCGGCGTACATGGCGCTCTGAGGATCCCATTCCAGGCCGAAGAGGAAGGCCTGGGGCGGCACCGCCTGGAAGAAGCGCCAGCTCTCCCAGACGAGGGAGGCGACGATCCCAACGGTGGTGAACACGGCCGTCACCGAGCAGGCCAGCAGGAGGGCCTGGAGCCAGCGCTCGACGCCGGCCCTTGCGCGGAAGGCGGGGCGGATCCGGCCCAACGCCCAGATCGCGCCGGACAGGGCCAATACCGCCGCGGCCGCAAGGCTGCTGAAGTTCAGGGTCCGCTCAAGCCCCTTCACCTGGGCGGCGGTCTGGTCCAGGGCGGCCTGTACGTCGGGCGAGTAAGGGGTCTCGCTGCGGGCCTTGCCGCGCGCGAGGGAGATGGCGTCGTCGAGGAAGACCTGGCGCTCGGCGGTCTCCATGGCGCGCACCGCCTCGGGCAGCCGGGCCGAGACCAGGGCCTCCTCCACCGGATCGCTCAGGAATCCGGCCAGGATCAGCACCAGGGCGGCCGGGGCGGCGGTCCAGACCGCGGCGTAGGCGGCGTGGTGCCCCGGGCGGGAGTTGACCGGCGCGCGGCCCTCGCCGGACAGGGCGCCGGCGCGACGCCGGGCCAGGCCATAGACGGCCCCGGAGAAGACCACGAGGACCAGAAGGGCGACGGTGATCAGCATGGGTCGGTCACGTCCAGGATCCTCACGGGCCGGGCGGCCCTTGTCCGGTCGCCCGGGGCCGATCCTTCAGTCATTCGGGCGCGCCACGCGCGTCCTTCGCCGTAGGTCATTACTGCGACACTTCCGTTACAGGGAGTCCCGACGGGATCAGGACGGTGAAGACCGTGCCCCGCCCCTGGGCGCTCTCCACCGCCAGCACGCCCTGGTGGCGGTTGACGATGTGTTTGACGATGGACAGGCCAAGACCGGTCCCGGGGCGTTCGCCGCTCTTCTGTCCCTCGACCCGGTAGAATCGCTCGGCGAGGCGCGGAAGGTGCTCCCGGGCGAGGCCGGGACCCTCGTCCTGGATCCGGACCATGGCGTAGGTCCCCCTGGCGGCGTCCGGGCTGACGAGGGTCAGGCGGGCGGCGTCCGCCAGGATAGGCGCCAGGGCGGTCTCCCGCTCGGCCGGACCGCGGACCGTCAGGCGCACGACCCCGCCCTCCGGGGCGTACTTCACGGCGTTGTCGGTCAGGTTCTGGATGACCTGCACCAGCTGGTCGCGGTCGCCGCAGAGCGCGGCCTCGCCGGGCGCGGCCAGGTCCGCCTCGATCCGGACGCCGCGCCTTGCAGCCTGGGGGCCCAGGGCGTCGACCACGTCGGCGGCGGCAAGGGCCAGGTCGGTGCGTCCCTGCGGCGCCACGTGCTCGTTCAGCTCGATCCGCGAGAGGGACAAGAGGTCGTCGATCAGGCGGCCCATCCGATCGGCCTGGTTCTGCATGATGGCGAGGAACCGGTCCTGCGCCTCACGGTCGTCGCGCGCATGGCCCCTCAGGGTCTCGATGAACCCGGAGAGGGAGGCCAGCGGCGTGCGAAGCTCATGGCTGGCGTTGGCCAGGAAGTCCGCCCGGGTGCGTTCGGCGCGGCGCAGGTCGGTCTCGTCCCGGAACAGCACGACGGCGCGTCGGCGGCCATCGGCCTCTGGCGGGAGGGGACGGACCAGGACCTGGAAGGTGCGTTCCTGGGCGGCGCCGGAGGTGAAGCCGCACGCGGCCTCGACCCCGCCGAACAGGGCCTCGTCCACGGCGGAGAGGACCTCGGGATCCCGCAGGACCGAAACCAGGAGGGCGGGGGGCGCCACGGGACGGAAGAGGGTGCGGGCGGCGGCGTTCGCGCGCTCGATGCGCAGGCCGGTGAGGTCATCAGGCTCTCGCGCCGACACCACCAGCAGGGGGTCGGGCGAGGCGTCCAGCAGGGTGGCGACCCGGGCCTCGGCCTGCTCTGCGGCTTCCCGGGCCTGTCGGTCGGCGGCTTCGACGGCGGGGCGGATGCGGGCGGGGCGGAAACGGCGGGCCGCCCAGGCGGCGCCGGCGGCGCCCGCCAGGAGCACGAGGCCGGCCTCCGGGACGCCCTGGCCAGGGCCGCCGCCGAGCCCAAGCGCGACCCAGGCGCCGACCGCAGCCATCAGCACCGCCGCAACCCCCAGGGCGAGGGCGGCGCCGGCGGCGGGGTCCGGTCGGGTGTCAGGCTGAGGCAAGTCCGGTCCCCTTCGGGCGAGCGCCCATTGAGGCTCGCCGCGTATGACATTTGCATGACAGTTTGATGACAGCCCCCGGATATCCTTCCCAGGCGGGGGCAAGGCCGCCGCCGGGCGCCCCGGCGATTGTCCCGGAGGACGCCAGGGCCTAGATTGCCGCACCGCCCACAGCCCCCGCGGCCGCCGCTCCGGAGCCTCCATGTCCCTCAATCGATTCGCCGAAGCCGAAGCCGCGTTCCAGGCCGGGCGACGGGACGAGGGAAAGTCGCTGACGGCCCGCCAGCTGGAGGCCGACCCGGACGCGCCGGCGGCCGTCTACCGTAACTTCGGGGCCATGCTGATCCGCGACCGCGACTACGCCCAGGCCGAACAGGTGGGGCGCAGGGCGGTGGAGCGGCACGCCCGTGACCCCGAGCTCTGGAACATCCTGGGCGTCGCCCTGCGGCGCCTCAAGCGCTATCCCGAGGCCGTCGACGCCCTGGAGAAGGCCGCACGGCTCAGCCCCCGCAGCGATGCGATCCAGCAGAACCTGGGCAACGTCTTCAACGACGCGCGGGACGCCCGGGCCATCAAGGTCTTTTCCCAACTCGTGCGGAACGCCCCGTCGAACGCCGAGCACCAGCGCCAGCTGGGCCGGGCCCACTGGTTCACCCGGGACTTCGACAAGGCGATCCAGCGTCTCAACCTCGCCGCCCGTCTCAAGCCTGACATGGTCGACGCCTGGCTGGACCTGTCCGCCGCCAGCGCCGACGCCCGCGGCCCGGTCGAGGGGCTTGAGGCCCTGGACCGCGGCCTCAAGGCCTGCCCCGGCGAGGCCCGCCTCCAGGAGGCGCGCCTGTCCATGCTTCGCCGCTCGGGGCGGATGCGCGAAGCCGAGCAGCAGATGCTGGACATGCTCAAGGTCACGCCGGACGCGGCCTGGCTGCATTTCCAGCTCGGCGGCGCCCTGACCGACTACGACCGGATCCGGGCCAACGAACACTTCCGGCGGGCCATCGAGCTGGCGCCCGACAATGTCGACTACCGGATCACCTATGCCGAGAGCCTGGGCCGCGACCGGACCGGCGACGAGGGCGGGAACCTCGAGGCCGCCTACCGCACCATGGTCGAGGTGCTCGACAAGGCCGAGCTGACCCCCGGCAACCTGAAGGTCATCTACGAGCTCCTCGTCCGCGTCGCCGACTATGACCGGCTGGAGGCCCTGGGCAGCTTCTCCAAGGTGGGCCGCACCTGGGCTGAAGCCGGCCGCCACACGGCCCTCATGGCCCACCTGGCGCGGGTGAAGACGGCCGAGGACCGGCTGGAGCTGGTCGAGCAGCACCGCATCTGGGGCCG
The sequence above is a segment of the Phenylobacterium parvum genome. Coding sequences within it:
- the pstC gene encoding phosphate ABC transporter permease subunit PstC, encoding MLITVALLVLVVFSGAVYGLARRRAGALSGEGRAPVNSRPGHHAAYAAVWTAAPAALVLILAGFLSDPVEEALVSARLPEAVRAMETAERQVFLDDAISLARGKARSETPYSPDVQAALDQTAAQVKGLERTLNFSSLAAAAVLALSGAIWALGRIRPAFRARAGVERWLQALLLACSVTAVFTTVGIVASLVWESWRFFQAVPPQAFLFGLEWDPQSAMYADQVVSEGAFGAIPLFAGTFLIMMIAMLVAAPVGLFAAIYLSEYASARTRAIVKPLLEVLAGVPTVVYGFFAALTVGPLFRAGFNAIGAQLVGGPFNDLGLYLGEVQNQMALVAGAVMGVMLIPFVSSLSDDIINAVPQSLRDGSLAMGATRSETVKKVVLPAALPGVMAAMLLAVSRAVGETMIVTMAAGLQAKTTFNPLETVTTVTVQIVTLLTGDQEFDSPRTLSAFGLGLTLFVVTLALNVIALRIVQKYREQYD
- a CDS encoding ATP-binding protein, which encodes MPQPDTRPDPAAGAALALGVAAVLMAAVGAWVALGLGGGPGQGVPEAGLVLLAGAAGAAWAARRFRPARIRPAVEAADRQAREAAEQAEARVATLLDASPDPLLVVSAREPDDLTGLRIERANAAARTLFRPVAPPALLVSVLRDPEVLSAVDEALFGGVEAACGFTSGAAQERTFQVLVRPLPPEADGRRRAVVLFRDETDLRRAERTRADFLANASHELRTPLASLSGFIETLRGHARDDREAQDRFLAIMQNQADRMGRLIDDLLSLSRIELNEHVAPQGRTDLALAAADVVDALGPQAARRGVRIEADLAAPGEAALCGDRDQLVQVIQNLTDNAVKYAPEGGVVRLTVRGPAERETALAPILADAARLTLVSPDAARGTYAMVRIQDEGPGLAREHLPRLAERFYRVEGQKSGERPGTGLGLSIVKHIVNRHQGVLAVESAQGRGTVFTVLIPSGLPVTEVSQ